In Phoenix dactylifera cultivar Barhee BC4 chromosome 11, palm_55x_up_171113_PBpolish2nd_filt_p, whole genome shotgun sequence, the following are encoded in one genomic region:
- the LOC103709010 gene encoding golgin candidate 4-like isoform X3, which produces MMRNSIAAYKESLSRIASEVLDDEEELEVPQPRGAVGEDSPASVRRFSRRRSARFTSPAGSPVAYRTDSEPYDEEQLSKLCEENGLLRRNMETKNALGHTLKDESLKTLSNCSNVLKSTVDKSPIRQQRHKAQENSHSPENHATKDDASNQDGYCNGAMQPNQLDAMQQTRELKFANSQGNRKDHPDLLEENRSLAAIQASLDSEIKQLRSQVDSERENATIMKQKLREEHRLNESSLRELHDLKMDKEKISIEMKELHKELNEKISELRQLQAELSRRDGREESNKSLETLKDTIRTLGKENAKLKVEKNELEANLQLCMKSASEKNDADDLNSQNRKSSTSHEVTEEMALSIKKLEGTLKDTCKERDKALQELARLKQHLLGKELEDSDRMDEDSKIIEELRANCEYQRAHILQLEKALKQERAKKEEIGQIKSDELHKSNEIINDLKQKLANCMSTVQSKDLELLNLQTALGQYYAESEANERLGRDLAMTREESTKLSEFLKVANQGLELSNREKEEMAAKLTQAERMLSESKHSIQKLEEDNSKLRRALEQSMTRLNRMSLDSDNCVDRRIVIKLLVTYFQRNHSKEVLDLMVRMLGFSEEEKQRIGFAQHSAGKGVVRGVLGLPVRLVGGILGGSSPDTSSHIPSENQSFADMWVDFLLKESEERERRESSEAEQKHNLYNDAIKH; this is translated from the exons ATGATGCGGAATTCGATCGCGGCGTACAAGGAGAGCCTCTCCCGGATCGCCAGCGAGGTGCTGGACGACGAGGAAGAGCTCGAGGTCCCCCAACCTCGAGGGGCAGTGGGGGAGGATTCGCCGGCTTCCGTTCGCCGGTTTTCCCGCCGGCGATCCGCCAGGTTTACGTCCCCAGCCGGTTCGCCGGTCGCCTATCGAACCGATTCGGAGCCCTACGACGAG GAGCAACTTTCCAAACTATGTGAGGAAAATGGTTTATTAAGGAGAAATATGGAGACAAAAAATGCTCTTGGACATACATTAAAAGACGAGAGCCTTAAGACATTATCAAATTGCTCTAATGTGCTGAAG AGCACAGTTGACAAATCACCCATCAGACAACAGCGACATAAAGCTCaagaaaattctcattctcctGAAAACCATGCAACAAAAGATGATGCCTCCAATCAGGATGGATACTGCAATGGGGCTATGCAACCAAATCAACTTGATGCAATGCAACAAACGAGGGAGctgaaatttgcaaattcacAGGGCAATAGGAAG GATCACCCAGATTtgcttgaagaaaacagatcattgGCAGCAATACAGGCTAGTCTTGACTCTGAAATTAAACAACTAAGATCACAAGTTGACAGTGAGCGTGAGAATGCAACAATCATGAAGCAGAAGTTACGAG AGGAGCATCGGCTGAATGAATCTTCTTTGAGGGAACTCCATGATTTAAAAATGGACAAGGAGAAG ATTTCGATTGAGATGAAAGAGTTGCACAAGGAATTGAATGAGAAGATATCAGAATTAAGACAACTGCAAGCAGAGTTGAGCAGGAGGGATGGCAGAgaagagtcaaataaatctctGGAGACTTTGAAAGATACGATCAGGACTTTAGGGAAGGAAAATGCAAAATTGAAG GTAGAGAAGAATGAACTTGAAGCAAATCTGCAACTTTGCATGAAGAGTGCATCTGAAAAAAATGATGCTGATGATCTGAACTCTCAGAATAGGAAGTCAAGTACCTCGCATGAG GTGACAGAAGAGATGGCTCTGTCAATAAAGAAGCTAGAGGGAACATTGAAAGACACTTGTAAAGAACGAGACAAAGCATTGCAAGAATTGGCCCGGCTCAAACAGCACTTATTAGGGAAG GAGCTTGAAGATTCAGATAGGATGGATGAGGACAGCAAAATCATTGAGGAACTTCGGGCAAATTGTGAATATCAAAGAGCTCACATACTGCAGCTGGAGAAGGCTTTAAAGCAGGAAAGAGCAAAGAAAGAGGAGATCGGACAGATCAAAAGTGATGAACTTCACAAATCAAATGAAATAATTAATGATCTGAAGCAAAAACTTGCAAACTGTATGAGCACAGTTCAATCAAAAGATCTTGAACTGCTGAATCTTCAAACTGCCCTTGGCCAGTACTATGCTGAAAGTGAAGCCAAT GAGCGGTTAGGAAGAGATTTGGCTATGACAAGAGAAGAATCAACTAAACTTTCTGAGTTTTTAAAG GTTGCAAACCAAGGGCTGGAATTGTCaaatagagaaaaagaagagatggCTGCTAAACTTACGCAAGCTGAGAGGATGTTATCAGAATCCAAGCACTCCATACAGAAGCTTGAGGAGGACAATTCAAAATTACGCCGTGCACTTGAACAAAGTATGACAAGACTAAATAGGATGTCACTGGATTCAGATAACTGTGTTGACAG GCGCATTGTGATCAAATTGCTAGTGACATATTTTCAGAGGAATCACAGCAAAGAG GTTCTGGATCTTATGGTTCGCATGCTGGGCTTTTCTGAGGAAGAGAAGCAAAGAATAGGTTTTGCTCAACATTCTGCAGGTAAAGGTGTTGTTCGAGGTGTCCTGGGTCTACCAGTACGCCTTGTTGGAGGCATCTTGGGAGGAAGCTCACCTGATACATCCTCTCATATACCTTCTGAAAACCAG
- the LOC103709011 gene encoding calmodulin-interacting protein 111-like isoform X1 has protein sequence MDQKHILMSAVGLGLGVGVGLGLVSGQTVGKLVAPANSSAGVTAENIEKELMRQVLDGRASTVTFDEFPYYLSEQTRAILTSAAYVHLKQVDLSKYTRNLSPASRAILLSGPAELYQQMLAKALAHYFEAKLLLLDVTDFSLKIQSKYGSSNKDSFFRRSVSEATLERISSLLGSVSILLQREEPKGSLRRQSSSLELRPRASDSNSSMPGLRKNASVSADMNGLTSQCAPVNPAPLKRTSSWSFGDKVLLQSLYKVLASVSKSNPIVLYVRDVENLVYRSQRIYSLFQKMLKNLSGPVLILGSRLLESDSDYRDVDGRVNSLFPYNIEIKPPEDETHLVSWKSQLEEDMKMIQIQDNRNHITEVLAANDLACDDLGCICLADTMVLSNYIEEIVVSAVSYHLMNNKEPEYRNGKLVISSKSLSHGLSIFQESRLSGEDTIKLEANVESGKEAVNEDGAAAAVEKAEKMAPGVKDSEGSSLPPKAPQEVSPDNEFEKRIRPEVIPANEIGVTFNDIGALDEIKESLQELVMLPLRRPDLFNGGLLKPCRGILLFGPPGTGKTMLAKAIANEAGASFINVSMSTITSKWFGEDEKNVRALFTLAAKVAPAIIFVDEVDSMLGQRTRVGEHEAMRKIKNEFMTHWDGLLTKSGERILVLAATNRPFDLDEAIIRRFERRIMVGLPSVESRELIVRKLLSKEKVEEGLDYKELATMTEGYSGSDLKNLCVTAAYRPVRELIQRERLKELEKQKAEEVESSAERSENREEDGEQAITLRPLNMEDLRQAKNQVAASFAAEGSVMSELKQWNDLHGEGGSRKKQQLSYFL, from the exons TGAACAGACCCGAGCTATACTAACAAGTGCAGCCTATGTTCACCTGAAGCAAGTGGACTTGTCAAAGTACACCCGAAACCTTTCTCCCGCAAGTCGAGCCATTTTGCTCTCAGGCCCTGCAG AGCTTTACCAACAAATGCTTGCCAAGGCACTAGCCCATTACTTTGAGGCCAAATTGTTGTTGCTAGATGTGACTGACTTCTCACTCAAG ATTCAGAGCAAATATGGCAGTTCCAATAAAGATTCT TTTTTTAGAAGATCTGTATCTGAGGCAACTTTGGAGAGAATTTCTAGTTTACTTGGATCTGTTTCAATCCTTCTGCAGAGGGAGGAACCTAAAG GATCATTGCGTAGGCAAAGCAGCAGTTTAGAGTTAAGGCCAAG GGCATCAGATAGCAATAGCAGCATGCCTGGGCTTCGTAAAAATGCATCAGTCTCAGCTGATATGAATGGCCTTACATCACAATGTGCTCCTGTAAATCCAG CTCCTCTCAAACGCACCAGCAGCTGGTCTTTTGGTGACAAGGTTCTTCTACAATCACTTTACAAG GTCTTAGCTTCAGTGTCAAAAAGTAATCCCATTGTCCTATATGTAAGGGATGTTGAGAATCTTGTGTACAGATCACAAAGAATATATTCTTTATTTCAGAAAATGCTGAAAAACCTTTCAGGACCAGTGTTGATACTTGGTTCAAGATTGTTGGAATCTGATAGTGATTATAGAGATGTGGATGGAAGGGTCAATAGCCTGTTCCCTTACAATATAGAGATTAAGCCTCCAGAAGATGAGACTCATTTGGTTAGCTGGAAATCTCAGCTAGAGGAAGACATGAAAATGATACAAATTCAGGATAATAGAAACCACATTACAGAGGTGCTTGCGGCAAATGATCTTGCGTGCGATGATTTGGGCTGTATCTGCCTGGCAGATACAATGGTTCTCAGTAATTACATAGAGGAAATTGTCGTGTCAGCTGTTTCTTACCATTTGATGAATAACAAGGAGCCTGAATACAGAAATGGAAAGCTTGTCATTTCTTCGAAGAG TTTGTCCCATGGATTAAGTATATTCCAAGAAAGTAGGCTTTCTGGTGAGGACACTATAAAGCTGGAGGCAAATGTTGAGTCAGGGAAG GAAGCTGTAAATGAAGATGGTGCAGCTGCAGCTGTGGAAAAAGCTGAGAAAATGGCACCAGGGGTGAAAGATTCTGAGGGTTCATCTCTACCACCAAAAGCACCT CAGGAAGTTTCTCCAGACAATGAATTTGAAAAGCGGATCAGACCAGAGGTCATCCCAGCGAATGAAATTGGGGTGACGTTTAATGACATAGGTGcccttgatgaaatcaaagaatCTCTTCAGGAACTAGTGATGCTTCCCCTTCGACGTCCTGACCTCTTTAATGGAGGCCTTCTGAAGCCTTGCAGAGGAATACTGCTGTTTGGGCCACCTGGAACTGGGAAGACAATGCTAGCCAAGGCCATAGCAAATGAAGCTGGAGCAAGTTTCATCAATGTTTCAATGTCCACTATCACGTCGAAGTGGTTCGGGGAAGATGAAAAGAATGTCAGAGCTTTGTTTACACTGGCTGCTAAGGTTGCCCCTGCAATCATTTTCGTGGACGAGGTTGATAGCATGCTTGGGCAGCGAACTAGGGTGGGAGAACATGAGGCAATGCGGAAGATCAAGAACGAGTTCATGACCCACTGGGATGGGCTCTTAACAAAGTCTGGGGAGAGAATCCTTGTTCTAGCAGCGACAAACAGACCATTTGATCTCGATGAAGCAATTATTAGGAGGTTTGAGCGCAG AATCATGGTTGGACTACCATCAGTGGAGAGCAGGGAGTTAATTGTAAGGAAACTTTTGTCAAAAGAAAAGGTTGAAGAAGGACTTGACTACAAGGAGCTTGCGACCATGACAGAAGGATACAGTGGTAGCGATCTtaag AACCTATGTGTGACGGCAGCATACCGCCCTGTTAGAGAGCTAATTCAGAGAGAGAGGCTTAAGGAACTG GAGAAGCAGAAAGCTGAGGAAGTAGAGAGTTCAGCAGAGCGTTCAGAAAATAGGGAAGAGGATGGCGAGCAAGCAATTACCCTCAGACCATTAAACATGGAAGACTTGAGGCAGGCAAAGAATCAG GTTGCTGCTAGTTTTGCCGCTGAGGGTTCTGTGATGAGTGAACTAAAGCAATGGAATGATTTACATGGGGAAGGTGGCTCGAGAAAGAAGCAACAGTTATCTTACTTCCTATAA
- the LOC103709011 gene encoding protein SAP1-like isoform X3, giving the protein MLAKALAHYFEAKLLLLDVTDFSLKIQSKYGSSNKDSFFRRSVSEATLERISSLLGSVSILLQREEPKGSLRRQSSSLELRPRASDSNSSMPGLRKNASVSADMNGLTSQCAPVNPAPLKRTSSWSFGDKVLLQSLYKVLASVSKSNPIVLYVRDVENLVYRSQRIYSLFQKMLKNLSGPVLILGSRLLESDSDYRDVDGRVNSLFPYNIEIKPPEDETHLVSWKSQLEEDMKMIQIQDNRNHITEVLAANDLACDDLGCICLADTMVLSNYIEEIVVSAVSYHLMNNKEPEYRNGKLVISSKSLSHGLSIFQESRLSGEDTIKLEANVESGKEAVNEDGAAAAVEKAEKMAPGVKDSEGSSLPPKAPQEVSPDNEFEKRIRPEVIPANEIGVTFNDIGALDEIKESLQELVMLPLRRPDLFNGGLLKPCRGILLFGPPGTGKTMLAKAIANEAGASFINVSMSTITSKWFGEDEKNVRALFTLAAKVAPAIIFVDEVDSMLGQRTRVGEHEAMRKIKNEFMTHWDGLLTKSGERILVLAATNRPFDLDEAIIRRFERRIMVGLPSVESRELIVRKLLSKEKVEEGLDYKELATMTEGYSGSDLKNLCVTAAYRPVRELIQRERLKELEKQKAEEVESSAERSENREEDGEQAITLRPLNMEDLRQAKNQVAASFAAEGSVMSELKQWNDLHGEGGSRKKQQLSYFL; this is encoded by the exons ATGCTTGCCAAGGCACTAGCCCATTACTTTGAGGCCAAATTGTTGTTGCTAGATGTGACTGACTTCTCACTCAAG ATTCAGAGCAAATATGGCAGTTCCAATAAAGATTCT TTTTTTAGAAGATCTGTATCTGAGGCAACTTTGGAGAGAATTTCTAGTTTACTTGGATCTGTTTCAATCCTTCTGCAGAGGGAGGAACCTAAAG GATCATTGCGTAGGCAAAGCAGCAGTTTAGAGTTAAGGCCAAG GGCATCAGATAGCAATAGCAGCATGCCTGGGCTTCGTAAAAATGCATCAGTCTCAGCTGATATGAATGGCCTTACATCACAATGTGCTCCTGTAAATCCAG CTCCTCTCAAACGCACCAGCAGCTGGTCTTTTGGTGACAAGGTTCTTCTACAATCACTTTACAAG GTCTTAGCTTCAGTGTCAAAAAGTAATCCCATTGTCCTATATGTAAGGGATGTTGAGAATCTTGTGTACAGATCACAAAGAATATATTCTTTATTTCAGAAAATGCTGAAAAACCTTTCAGGACCAGTGTTGATACTTGGTTCAAGATTGTTGGAATCTGATAGTGATTATAGAGATGTGGATGGAAGGGTCAATAGCCTGTTCCCTTACAATATAGAGATTAAGCCTCCAGAAGATGAGACTCATTTGGTTAGCTGGAAATCTCAGCTAGAGGAAGACATGAAAATGATACAAATTCAGGATAATAGAAACCACATTACAGAGGTGCTTGCGGCAAATGATCTTGCGTGCGATGATTTGGGCTGTATCTGCCTGGCAGATACAATGGTTCTCAGTAATTACATAGAGGAAATTGTCGTGTCAGCTGTTTCTTACCATTTGATGAATAACAAGGAGCCTGAATACAGAAATGGAAAGCTTGTCATTTCTTCGAAGAG TTTGTCCCATGGATTAAGTATATTCCAAGAAAGTAGGCTTTCTGGTGAGGACACTATAAAGCTGGAGGCAAATGTTGAGTCAGGGAAG GAAGCTGTAAATGAAGATGGTGCAGCTGCAGCTGTGGAAAAAGCTGAGAAAATGGCACCAGGGGTGAAAGATTCTGAGGGTTCATCTCTACCACCAAAAGCACCT CAGGAAGTTTCTCCAGACAATGAATTTGAAAAGCGGATCAGACCAGAGGTCATCCCAGCGAATGAAATTGGGGTGACGTTTAATGACATAGGTGcccttgatgaaatcaaagaatCTCTTCAGGAACTAGTGATGCTTCCCCTTCGACGTCCTGACCTCTTTAATGGAGGCCTTCTGAAGCCTTGCAGAGGAATACTGCTGTTTGGGCCACCTGGAACTGGGAAGACAATGCTAGCCAAGGCCATAGCAAATGAAGCTGGAGCAAGTTTCATCAATGTTTCAATGTCCACTATCACGTCGAAGTGGTTCGGGGAAGATGAAAAGAATGTCAGAGCTTTGTTTACACTGGCTGCTAAGGTTGCCCCTGCAATCATTTTCGTGGACGAGGTTGATAGCATGCTTGGGCAGCGAACTAGGGTGGGAGAACATGAGGCAATGCGGAAGATCAAGAACGAGTTCATGACCCACTGGGATGGGCTCTTAACAAAGTCTGGGGAGAGAATCCTTGTTCTAGCAGCGACAAACAGACCATTTGATCTCGATGAAGCAATTATTAGGAGGTTTGAGCGCAG AATCATGGTTGGACTACCATCAGTGGAGAGCAGGGAGTTAATTGTAAGGAAACTTTTGTCAAAAGAAAAGGTTGAAGAAGGACTTGACTACAAGGAGCTTGCGACCATGACAGAAGGATACAGTGGTAGCGATCTtaag AACCTATGTGTGACGGCAGCATACCGCCCTGTTAGAGAGCTAATTCAGAGAGAGAGGCTTAAGGAACTG GAGAAGCAGAAAGCTGAGGAAGTAGAGAGTTCAGCAGAGCGTTCAGAAAATAGGGAAGAGGATGGCGAGCAAGCAATTACCCTCAGACCATTAAACATGGAAGACTTGAGGCAGGCAAAGAATCAG GTTGCTGCTAGTTTTGCCGCTGAGGGTTCTGTGATGAGTGAACTAAAGCAATGGAATGATTTACATGGGGAAGGTGGCTCGAGAAAGAAGCAACAGTTATCTTACTTCCTATAA
- the LOC103709011 gene encoding calmodulin-interacting protein 111-like isoform X2, translated as MDQKHILMSAVGLGLGVGVGLGLVSGQTVGKLVAPANSSAGVTAENIEKELMRQVLDGRASTVTFDEFPYYLSEQTRAILTSAAYVHLKQVDLSKYTRNLSPASRAILLSGPAELYQQMLAKALAHYFEAKLLLLDVTDFSLKIQSKYGSSNKDSFFRRSVSEATLERISSLLGSVSILLQREEPKGSLRRQSSSLELRPRASDSNSSMPGLRKNASVSADMNGLTSQCAPVNPAPLKRTSSWSFGDKVLLQSLYKVLASVSKSNPIVLYVRDVENLVYRSQRIYSLFQKMLKNLSGPVLILGSRLLESDSDYRDVDGRVNSLFPYNIEIKPPEDETHLVSWKSQLEEDMKMIQIQDNRNHITEVLAANDLACDDLGCICLADTMVLSNYIEEIVVSAVSYHLMNNKEPEYRNGKLVISSKSLSHGLSIFQESRLSGEDTIKLEANVESGKEAVNEDGAAAAVEKAEKMAPGVKDSEGSSLPPKAPEVSPDNEFEKRIRPEVIPANEIGVTFNDIGALDEIKESLQELVMLPLRRPDLFNGGLLKPCRGILLFGPPGTGKTMLAKAIANEAGASFINVSMSTITSKWFGEDEKNVRALFTLAAKVAPAIIFVDEVDSMLGQRTRVGEHEAMRKIKNEFMTHWDGLLTKSGERILVLAATNRPFDLDEAIIRRFERRIMVGLPSVESRELIVRKLLSKEKVEEGLDYKELATMTEGYSGSDLKNLCVTAAYRPVRELIQRERLKELEKQKAEEVESSAERSENREEDGEQAITLRPLNMEDLRQAKNQVAASFAAEGSVMSELKQWNDLHGEGGSRKKQQLSYFL; from the exons TGAACAGACCCGAGCTATACTAACAAGTGCAGCCTATGTTCACCTGAAGCAAGTGGACTTGTCAAAGTACACCCGAAACCTTTCTCCCGCAAGTCGAGCCATTTTGCTCTCAGGCCCTGCAG AGCTTTACCAACAAATGCTTGCCAAGGCACTAGCCCATTACTTTGAGGCCAAATTGTTGTTGCTAGATGTGACTGACTTCTCACTCAAG ATTCAGAGCAAATATGGCAGTTCCAATAAAGATTCT TTTTTTAGAAGATCTGTATCTGAGGCAACTTTGGAGAGAATTTCTAGTTTACTTGGATCTGTTTCAATCCTTCTGCAGAGGGAGGAACCTAAAG GATCATTGCGTAGGCAAAGCAGCAGTTTAGAGTTAAGGCCAAG GGCATCAGATAGCAATAGCAGCATGCCTGGGCTTCGTAAAAATGCATCAGTCTCAGCTGATATGAATGGCCTTACATCACAATGTGCTCCTGTAAATCCAG CTCCTCTCAAACGCACCAGCAGCTGGTCTTTTGGTGACAAGGTTCTTCTACAATCACTTTACAAG GTCTTAGCTTCAGTGTCAAAAAGTAATCCCATTGTCCTATATGTAAGGGATGTTGAGAATCTTGTGTACAGATCACAAAGAATATATTCTTTATTTCAGAAAATGCTGAAAAACCTTTCAGGACCAGTGTTGATACTTGGTTCAAGATTGTTGGAATCTGATAGTGATTATAGAGATGTGGATGGAAGGGTCAATAGCCTGTTCCCTTACAATATAGAGATTAAGCCTCCAGAAGATGAGACTCATTTGGTTAGCTGGAAATCTCAGCTAGAGGAAGACATGAAAATGATACAAATTCAGGATAATAGAAACCACATTACAGAGGTGCTTGCGGCAAATGATCTTGCGTGCGATGATTTGGGCTGTATCTGCCTGGCAGATACAATGGTTCTCAGTAATTACATAGAGGAAATTGTCGTGTCAGCTGTTTCTTACCATTTGATGAATAACAAGGAGCCTGAATACAGAAATGGAAAGCTTGTCATTTCTTCGAAGAG TTTGTCCCATGGATTAAGTATATTCCAAGAAAGTAGGCTTTCTGGTGAGGACACTATAAAGCTGGAGGCAAATGTTGAGTCAGGGAAG GAAGCTGTAAATGAAGATGGTGCAGCTGCAGCTGTGGAAAAAGCTGAGAAAATGGCACCAGGGGTGAAAGATTCTGAGGGTTCATCTCTACCACCAAAAGCACCT GAAGTTTCTCCAGACAATGAATTTGAAAAGCGGATCAGACCAGAGGTCATCCCAGCGAATGAAATTGGGGTGACGTTTAATGACATAGGTGcccttgatgaaatcaaagaatCTCTTCAGGAACTAGTGATGCTTCCCCTTCGACGTCCTGACCTCTTTAATGGAGGCCTTCTGAAGCCTTGCAGAGGAATACTGCTGTTTGGGCCACCTGGAACTGGGAAGACAATGCTAGCCAAGGCCATAGCAAATGAAGCTGGAGCAAGTTTCATCAATGTTTCAATGTCCACTATCACGTCGAAGTGGTTCGGGGAAGATGAAAAGAATGTCAGAGCTTTGTTTACACTGGCTGCTAAGGTTGCCCCTGCAATCATTTTCGTGGACGAGGTTGATAGCATGCTTGGGCAGCGAACTAGGGTGGGAGAACATGAGGCAATGCGGAAGATCAAGAACGAGTTCATGACCCACTGGGATGGGCTCTTAACAAAGTCTGGGGAGAGAATCCTTGTTCTAGCAGCGACAAACAGACCATTTGATCTCGATGAAGCAATTATTAGGAGGTTTGAGCGCAG AATCATGGTTGGACTACCATCAGTGGAGAGCAGGGAGTTAATTGTAAGGAAACTTTTGTCAAAAGAAAAGGTTGAAGAAGGACTTGACTACAAGGAGCTTGCGACCATGACAGAAGGATACAGTGGTAGCGATCTtaag AACCTATGTGTGACGGCAGCATACCGCCCTGTTAGAGAGCTAATTCAGAGAGAGAGGCTTAAGGAACTG GAGAAGCAGAAAGCTGAGGAAGTAGAGAGTTCAGCAGAGCGTTCAGAAAATAGGGAAGAGGATGGCGAGCAAGCAATTACCCTCAGACCATTAAACATGGAAGACTTGAGGCAGGCAAAGAATCAG GTTGCTGCTAGTTTTGCCGCTGAGGGTTCTGTGATGAGTGAACTAAAGCAATGGAATGATTTACATGGGGAAGGTGGCTCGAGAAAGAAGCAACAGTTATCTTACTTCCTATAA